ACAACCAGCTGCATGATCCCATATCTTCTCTCTGTAACCTTTATGCGGGAAGCGTAAATATATAGCACCATCTCCTCGGGCAAGAGCACCATATTTTGCCTGACTGTCAATTCTAACTGGGGGTGCATGGACACCAAGTTTCTACccaaataaacaataataaagTTAATAATGTATAAAACCCTAAAGAACAAAGCCAAAAGAAGATATTTCTCAATACCTCTGCTATCGAGCTAGATAAATCATGCATGGAATGTGCTGCTTCAAAAGATTCAAAGAATGCAGCTTCAGCTGGATTTTCTATGCTGCTGACTTGAATCTGAAGGGagccaaaaattaataaaaaaatgctGTGCTTCTAGAAATATCAAAAATGAACAAGTCATCAGAGTATGAACCTTCGTTGGTGGAGAGCCATCCAGTGACTGCATTTCTGTTCCACAGCCAATAACAGCAGAGAAAAGGCAACCGATTTGGCCTTCTGAATTTTGCCCGTCGAGATTGCAAATTGATGTTAGAGGAAGATTCGGGCATGCCAAGACCCCTAATACTACTTTTCCTTCATCAAGCAATGCGAGTGCAATAGCATACTGATCTCCTCTCAGGAATCTAGAGTAAATTTAGCACATGGGAGTTAAAAGAGGCAAAGAGCAATGAAGAACAATAGTAGAAAGAAGCTGAATGCATCTCCAACAACTTGATCCAGCTAACATGACATACTGTTTATGTTAGGATTTAATTCTCTTGTTTATTAATCAATTGAACGATAATTACAAGAGAGGGTTTGGCCAATTATATATAAGCTTTGAAAAGTCCTATCCTAATAGAATAAATGTATTTTGAGGGGCATATATGTAAAAACCTATTATTCTAAGTAATAAGATGCTAGAGTTTCAAACTTATGTCATCGTACTCACCCTTTAGTTCCATCAATGGGGTCCAATACCCAATGTCGGCCAGAAGGGCCTCCTTCAGATTTGCCACTATCTATTGCAGCAAGCACGCCTTCTTCAGATAGCTGAATAGTATATGAACCATCAGCAGAAAGAGTCTCATTTATAAGGTCGGTAATGCGCTTTAGTGTTTCTTGAGCACCATCTTTCCGCAGGTCTCCTGAATCCTATAGGTGGAACATGATGATAGCTCTCGAGTAGCgttttgaatatatttcaagTTATTAAATTGATAGTCAAGTTCATGTACCTCCTCAGCCACCAAAGAGAAGGATTCAGAAGAGAGTTCCAAGTTCAAAAAAAGACTAACTAGTGCTTGTGAACCtgcagaaaacaaaataaaataaggaaaTGTAGTACTTAATAAACAGGGTCCTGtacatcaaaaaagaaaaaatgttaaCCATATAGAATGTAAATAAGCTAGGTAGCCTATTCTTCCTTCATCACAAGGAAAGCCAATAAGCAAGTTCACAATAGTTTCTTACCTACTATCTAAGATCACTGCAAAGTATAGTATCACTATGATCTGTTCTCTTTCTCATGATATGTTTTCCAGGTTCAAGTACTTTGTTCAACTAACTAGCCAAAAGCTAGACAGGTTACATTATCACAACATTTAATGATTCCTAGGATGAATCAGATATCAGATAAGTTCCATAATGCAAATTATTTTGCACATCATGAGTTAGAATACCTCCTGCAGTGTCAAAAAATAGCACacaatcgaaaaaaaaattgaatgcaATACTCAGAATTATACCATAATCAGCTATAGTGACAGGGCTTTTGTCTGATTTTGATTGCACATCTGATTGCACGAGCGCCTTCTGCACCTTCTGaaataaagagataaaaaaagaacATCTATTGGTAGAGAAGCCACAAGCAGAAATGCATATTCAGACATTTACAATCTTAAGACGAAACAAAACACAAGTGATTGATTGAGGCGGTTCGCATTTTACTCAGCAATTGTATAGGGGGGGGTACACTACTGTTTGATATAGTGTTACTAAAGATAACCAATATAGTAAAATCCCCTCAAGGATCTCACTCCCCTAAACTTAATGAGTCTCAAAATTGCACTTTTAGATTCCTGCTGCAGCAGAAGCCCCAAACTTTCCTGTTAGCCAAACTCTCTACTAACAGCAAAATGCCAAACGCCAAATCCCAAATTTGCAATTCCCCTCCCGAATGGAAATCAAGCCCAGGAGCACGCAGATTCGAAGTTCCGAATCCAATCGGCGAGAAACAAACACATGAACAGCAACCTCGCAAACACTTAATCGCCACACATTCAAATCGATCGAAGCACAAaatccgagagagagagagagagagagagagagagagagagaaggatcgAACTGCAGGACCTGGCAAAGGCGAGCGGCGAGAGAGGCCGCTTTCTTCGCCGCGGCGATCTCCTTGTCGTATCGcgaagaggacgaggaggaggaggacgaagaggaCATGGATGCGATGGGAGATGGTGGAGGAGCTCGACGAGGGctgaggcggaggagggagaaggggagCGAGGGGACGATGGAGCAGGAGAAGAGGCGATAATGcgtagagggagagggagagggagagagaggggaacgGAGTCGATTTGGGCTTATAGAGGCGGAGAGAGTGGCGAGGCCCGTTCGTGTCgccattttttttctctctctcgctctatcGCTCTCCAATTTCTCACTATTTGGGTTTCGGCCCATTCACTCTTAACAATTTGTGGGCCCCACAAAATTCCCTTTTTTCCTCGGACCCGGACCGCCACGTCATCCATGGACCTCCTATTCATTTTCACTCTGCTAAAGGTAAACTtctgatttcgcactttctcactttagtactctatgatttaaagtgtatcaagttagtatcgtgtgatttcatttttatttcgtcagctttttcgttaatattttgttaaattattatatataaaaaactttagatatcttACCtagatttataaaatatttattttagtactttttagttttaacttggttactgatttaacaaaaaaattagtaaaattaataataaaaaaatacaaataaaattataaaatattaaatcaatacactttaaaccatatggcattaaaatgagaaagtatgaaactatataggtggtatttgaattttattttaaaaacaagaaaaaagtaAGTGGGGAGTTCACAATTTCACATGGTGGAGATAGTCCAAGGAATCATATTCACCTTTAGTGGGAGCTCTCTTGTCTTATGCTAGTTTtgtttatattcaaaaaattttattcttcgctataaaattaattgttttttaaaaaaatagttttaaaaaaatatccaaCGATTTTTCAATGGAGGCAAAATTAATATGTGATGGCACATCCGTAACTCTCCAATTAAGACGCTGTTGCGGAGCTCCCTACTAAAATTTTATCGCAAACATGATAAAATAATGTTTCTTTAGTTATCTTACTATATCATTaactttttgtttatttcaaatttactattatatctataatttgattCTACTAATCTagcatattattatttaatttaatttttaaaaaactaatttgacAGTGAAATCAACCGTGAGAGATAAAATTTCCCCACATTTGTTTTTTTAACTCCCGGATTCAAATTTGATGACTTGACTAGCTTAGTAGTTGATGGACCAAAATATGATTCGTTGATTCGTTTTTCCTCGAATCGCCGGTCTCTGTTGTTGATTCGTTTTTCCATTTCTACATTGAAAATGCGATGCAACTActgcttctttttttcccccttctctTGAGCGAGTTAGATAAGAGTTGCAATATTGCTATATTAATTtgcttttttagaaaaaaaagtttgatgtacttaatttctaaataacaaatatagtTTGAGAACTTTTGCTTTTGAATGAAACTAAAATGTGAATCCTAAAGGCACTGTAaacgtggttttttttttatttaaacaaaaatatttatacttaattcAAAAAAGCTCTACTAAAATGTAGCTTTGGAGAGGCTACAATTGGAGCAATCAGGGACTGGGCTTCAGCCTACATGGGGCCCACAATATAATTAACATTAGTCAAAGTAGACCAAGTCCCAACTCAAACCTGGCCCAAAATGGTTGGGCTTATTAGTCGTTGGGCTAAATACAAAATCGTGAATTTTAAAACCAGGGTACGTGGCCTGTTCTTGGGCCCGCCCACTTAAACTTATCTCGTTGGACCCAAAACATggccccaaaaaaaaatgtgaaagNCTCGTTGGACCCAAAACAtggccccaaaaaaaaaaaaaaaaaaaaaaaagttataggaGGTGGTTATacgagtagagctactatgctat
The nucleotide sequence above comes from Ananas comosus cultivar F153 linkage group 17, ASM154086v1, whole genome shotgun sequence. Encoded proteins:
- the LOC109722959 gene encoding SAL1 phosphatase, with protein sequence MATRTGLATLSASISPNRLRSPLSPSPSPSTHYRLFSCSIVPSLPFSLLRLSPRRAPPPSPIASMSSSSSSSSSSSRYDKEIAAAKKAASLAARLCQKVQKALVQSDVQSKSDKSPVTIADYGSQALVSLFLNLELSSESFSLVAEEDSGDLRKDGAQETLKRITDLINETLSADGSYTIQLSEEGVLAAIDSGKSEGGPSGRHWVLDPIDGTKGFLRGDQYAIALALLDEGKVVLGVLACPNLPLTSICNLDGQNSEGQIGCLFSAVIGCGTEMQSLDGSPPTKIQVSSIENPAEAAFFESFEAAHSMHDLSSSIAEKLGVHAPPVRIDSQAKYGALARGDGAIYLRFPHKGYREKIWDHAAGCIVVTEAGGVVTDAAGNSLDFSKGRYLDLDTGIVVTNKKLMPSLLNAVKEAIRERDHSASLL